One segment of Deinococcus seoulensis DNA contains the following:
- a CDS encoding FAD-dependent oxidoreductase, with the protein MFGPVSPRSRPQPGHLYDVAVVGAGLAGTELAWRLARAGRDVLLVSQALDHLGNLYQPDTRGVTFPQDSLFGEVRAALHPDTDGWTFHRHLKARIEETSGIHLLQSTVTALDEETVPDGGGQIVLSTWEGPKLHARLCVLAVGAFLKGRLLVGDTMDEAGRLSEVAYDFLADDLTASGIWLIGTERRAEGEGVEPPYDVRFLTPAPTELDGFRVNRLERVRMLGQCTPGDHTYESVLQDAARLADDLLAEWPEVRA; encoded by the coding sequence ATGTTTGGTCCTGTTTCCCCCAGAAGTCGCCCGCAACCGGGGCACCTGTACGACGTGGCCGTGGTCGGCGCCGGGCTGGCCGGAACGGAACTGGCGTGGCGGCTGGCCCGCGCCGGCCGGGACGTGCTGCTGGTCTCGCAGGCGCTCGATCACCTGGGGAACCTGTACCAGCCGGACACGCGCGGCGTGACCTTCCCCCAGGACAGCCTGTTCGGAGAGGTGCGCGCCGCGCTACACCCCGACACGGACGGCTGGACCTTCCACCGCCACCTGAAAGCCCGCATCGAAGAGACGAGCGGCATTCACCTGCTCCAGAGCACCGTCACCGCGCTGGACGAGGAAACTGTGCCCGATGGAGGGGGGCAGATCGTGCTCTCGACCTGGGAAGGTCCGAAACTGCACGCGCGGCTGTGCGTGCTGGCCGTCGGCGCGTTCCTGAAGGGCCGCCTGCTGGTCGGGGACACCATGGACGAGGCCGGACGCCTCAGCGAGGTCGCGTACGACTTCCTGGCAGACGACCTGACCGCAAGCGGCATCTGGCTGATCGGGACGGAACGCCGCGCCGAGGGCGAGGGCGTCGAACCGCCGTACGACGTGCGCTTCCTGACCCCCGCCCCCACCGAACTCGACGGGTTCCGCGTCAACCGCCTGGAACGCGTGCGGATGCTGGGCCAGTGCACGCCCGGCGACCACACCTACGAGAGCGTGCTGCAAGACGCCGCCCGCCTCGCCGACGACCTGCTGGCCGAGTGGCCGGAGGTGCGCGCATGA
- a CDS encoding RluA family pseudouridine synthase: protein MPGDTPSNNGFAFRSQVRTGGESVLAFLTREYRHSDGATWAARLAAGEVEVRGVQARGDDVLRAGDVVVWHRPPWREAAAPLEYAVLLEDDALVAVSKPSGLPTLPGAGFLTHTLLTQVRLRYPGASPLHRLGRGTSGVVLFARTGAAGAALSHAWREHEVQKVYRALGVGVPEWDTLDIRTPIGPVTHPRLGSVFAASADGKASRSVATVRERCDRSTLFDVEIHTGRPHQIRIHLAAAGHPLVGDPLYGVGGGPLRGLPGLPGDLGYALHAWTLRFRHPVTGQPVRVEAPPPPDLR, encoded by the coding sequence ATGCCGGGCGACACGCCATCGAATAACGGGTTCGCGTTCCGTTCGCAGGTGCGGACGGGTGGGGAGAGCGTGCTGGCGTTCCTGACGCGCGAGTACCGGCACTCGGACGGGGCGACGTGGGCGGCGCGGCTGGCGGCGGGTGAGGTGGAGGTGCGGGGCGTGCAGGCGCGCGGGGACGATGTGCTGCGCGCCGGGGACGTGGTCGTGTGGCACCGCCCACCGTGGCGGGAGGCGGCGGCCCCGCTGGAGTACGCGGTGCTGCTGGAGGACGACGCGCTGGTCGCCGTGAGTAAGCCGTCCGGGCTGCCGACGCTGCCGGGCGCGGGGTTCCTGACGCACACGCTGCTGACGCAGGTGCGGCTGCGGTATCCGGGGGCCAGTCCGCTGCACCGGCTGGGGCGCGGCACGAGCGGCGTGGTGCTGTTCGCCCGTACCGGGGCGGCGGGCGCGGCGCTGTCCCACGCGTGGCGGGAGCACGAGGTCCAGAAGGTGTACCGGGCGCTGGGTGTGGGCGTGCCGGAGTGGGACACCCTGGACATCCGTACGCCTATCGGGCCGGTGACGCACCCGCGTCTGGGCAGCGTGTTCGCCGCCAGCGCGGACGGGAAGGCGTCGCGCAGCGTGGCGACCGTCCGCGAGCGCTGCGACCGCAGCACGCTGTTCGACGTGGAGATCCACACGGGCCGCCCGCATCAGATCCGCATTCACCTTGCCGCTGCCGGGCACCCGCTGGTCGGTGATCCGCTGTACGGCGTGGGCGGCGGCCCGCTGCGGGGACTGCCGGGCCTGCCGGGTGACCTGGGGTACGCGCTGCACGCCTGGACGCTGCGGTTCCGGCATCCGGTCACGGGGCAGCCAGTGCGGGTGGAGGCCCCGCCGCCCCCCGACCTGCGCTGA